GCCATTACACATAATCCAAACAATTCAATTCGACAGCCCttataaacaaaatacatgtCGAGGAGCTTCTGGTCGTTTGTTGATGGCCCAGGAATGAGATACAGAAGTTCCCAGCATTCCTTGCAGGTTTCTGTTCGGATTCCAACGAAGCACGGACGATGGGACAGCTTCTGTGTACAGACACAACAACATAACCCAACACACCCATCTGAGCAGCATCCCCACCCATGCCTCTGGGTCTCCTCACGATTATGGTGTGtactgaaataataatttaattatcgccacacacacaccaatcatCAGACACTGAAACAATCTCTGTTGAACAACACAGAGCAGACATGGAGTACTGACATAATAGTGACAgagttaaaaatagaaataaaacaatatataattcAGTGTGAAAGTGCACtgtttaaacaataataaaacgtGATTTATATGTAAGTCAAAAAGCAGGTGAATTTTGACTTACAAAGGTGAATTTGCTGTGTTCATGATAACCATCCCTGGACATATTTCTCACCTTTGATAGACTACCAATCCCCAACCACTTTTATGATCCTTCTTTCGATTGACCATCTTTGTACCTTCAGTAAAGTTCATTAAACCCTTCcataacatataaaaaaaaaatctccaaataAAATACAGCCCTTAAAGTTGCTATTTTTCATtatgttaaaagtttttaaGGTTTTAACCTGGTTACAGTATTCTGACTGCATTTTGACTCAATAATTATGGCTTAATCCGTGACCATAGAGGGACACGAGTGGAAGCAATAAACAGTTAAAGAAGCAGGAactcatgtttgtgtgtgtgtgttttttatggcGACCAGATACTTGTCAGAATACATCAAACTTTTTTGTGTCTCGATCTGGTTGGGATTTATAATCCCCCCGACAGAAGCCTCGTCATGTTTGAGAACATGAGGTGCAAAATGTGTTGCCCCAGGCATATTAAtcattagacacacacagacacacacacacacagacacacacacccttcttTCTCCTTGGAGTTGAGAGGCAGGCAGGCGTTGGCGTTGGTTATAAAGGCTGCACCCAGGAGGCAAAGGGAGCAAAGAACAATCTCTAACAGCAggggagaaacacacacacacacacacactccaacacacactTGCACGCACGGATTAGCACAGGACTGCCGTACACACAACACTCTTCCTGGGATATGAACCCTCTCACCATCACCTGTCTCCTGTGCTTCGGTAAGTTTGGACTTGTACTTCTGTTCTGTGTGCAGAGTATGTGAATCAATGAAATGTAAAGACGATAAATGTGAAATGATatgaggaaagaggaggaggaggagtgtagGAAGGAAgaaatgtgtctgcatgtgaggacaggagagacatattcaggtgtttttttaattttcagaaGCACGTCTCTATGTGAAAGgtcaacatattttaaatacttcATTGGCCTTTTGGTTGAGTCTTGTTCATCATTGTTCTTGGCTGgtgtaaccctaacccaagtACAGTGCAGTTTTGGACgtggactggttgtactggttTCAGCTTCTAATTTGCAAGCTCTCAATATTTTCAAGATGAATGGATGAGTCAGATGTAAACGTCTGCAATTTCCTATGCCAATTGTAAGTAACTAAGCAACCTTTCTTCCTTGTCCCCATAGGGAAAAAgattaaatgtctttatttatgtcttcTGGATATTTATAATTTTCATGCTCCCAAAAATGAGCGTAGACATATAAACACACGTAAAAAACTGCATTATGATGTAAACTTTGACCCTAACTGCCTCTTGCTGCTCATCACTTTCATATCTAGATGTAGAGTTGGGGTGATCTCACTCATTATTCACGTTATCTTGGTGTCTTGTTGGCTTTGCAGTAGGCTCCGGTGCTGTAGGTGCTCAGGGATCTGAGGCCACGTTCTCCGGTGAACTGGCCGGAGTGACCGGGGGTCCGGCCTCCGGGGAGGTCCTCCAGATTTCACTGGGTGACGATGACGAGCTGGAACTAGACGAGGAGGTTTCGGGAGGGGACAACGAAAATTTCAGCCTTGTTGGTACGACCATCACAACTCTTTTCatcttgacttttatttttattccacttcAAATGCTAGTTAATATGGGTAGAAGCTGGTATTTCACAGTTAATAGAATAACTAAATCTGTGAttggtaaatatatatttcttgaaCAAAATGGGGAAATGAAGAAACTAAATTGTCAGATGATATTCTGTTTATAGATAGGCAGAGTATCTCTGCTTCCAGAAATCCCCATGGAACCTTATTTCGTGTTAAAATATGTACGGTAGTCTATTGCgagacaaatcttttttttatttttggtttgaaaATGTTGGTCTTACCAtcacaaaagtaaaaactaTTCATAACTTCTGAGCTTTTttggtttaaagaaatgtgtcttttatcAAGACCTTAAGTCTAGAGAGTCCTCATAAGTTAAACTAAAACAATGGCATAAACTTGAGCAACAGTTTCACCTGCAGCTTCTCCTGCCACAGTGTTACATCCCAGTaaagatgagaagaagaaaaggaaaggcCAAGGCAAGAAGAGGAACAAGCACAAGAGCAAAAGCACGACTCCTCTCAACCCTGAACACACGTTCTACGCCAACGGATACACGTCGACCCTCGGCACCACAGAGGATCCCTGCACCTCCACCCACGTGGACTACTGCATCCACGGTTACTGCAAGTACATAGAGGGCCTGCAGGAGCCAGTGTGCATGTGAGTACAGCGTCTGTTCACTATGTGTTGACCTCCTAAATCAGAATcttcagaatttatttttgcGGAACTTTCTGACGAGCAAGAATAGAAaattaaataactaaattattatttcaatttacCACAAATTATGAGAGATACAGTTGATTTCCTCATGTTGACCTTATTCAGTGCATCATACAGGTGTGACCAAGTTTCCGTACCTGCTTCAAACTTcttttagtttaatatttaacatcACATCTCCTCTTTGGCTGATCAATCGGATCTGTTAACTCTCCGCTCTGCAGATGTATGAAGGGTTACGACGGGGGTCGCTGTGGGATCCAGTCTCTTGGGGCGACTGGGTCGGATCAGATCAGCAATACCGAGATAGTGCAGACGGTCTTAGTGATCATCGCTGTGGTCCTGTCGGTCATCAGCTGCACCGCCATCTTGCTCATGACTTGCGCTCAGTAAGTATACAAGTAgctcacacacaagcagacacgTATTTTCATTTTGGGTAAGTTTGTGTAAGTGGGTGGGAAGACAGTGAGGGATCAAGTGGTAAAACTGGTACAATGTCCTCAATGGCAGGTGCATATGTGTACCTCAATGCTATTCTAAACCCGGCTTAAGCAAACAAAGGTGGCAGTGATACGCATTGTTGTAGCCTACACGTGGGAATTTAGCCAAATAATAACTGGGAGATACAGAGGAAAATCATATTGAGCCCCAAACACTGTGAACGGACAAGTCATAAATATAACTGAGTACATCAATGAATTATATTGTtagttaaataattataaaatcaATGTAaatctttgtaaaaaaatgtgtacacCATCAGTTGATAGCATAAATTAAAATCTTGTCTTTTACTCAAATTTTACTCTTCTATTTATTTCTTACtagatcattttatttcctaCTTTTGCAGGTCACTGGAGCCATCTAATTGATTATCTATTCTTCAGCCTCCCCAagaaaaatatcttgttttcCTCAGCTCATTCCTCTTTTGTAtagtataaataaagtataaaatatttttaatagagATCAAAAGACGTTCAGTTTGTACAGGATCTCtgtatataacatttaaaattgttCAAAGATTTTACTCAAAAATCACAACATATAAAACTAACTATGAACCAGATTAGACTATACTTGAAACCAATGTTACCAGCTTTTTCTCTCCTGCTTTGAAACCTGATAACACATTTCACAATAGCTGTAACTTTAATAAGACAGTGGTTTGGTACAAAAGCCCTCTTATTcttgtcagatttttttatattttttcagaaCATTGATGCTTCAGCGAAAAATGCATGAGGGCAACCATCCACAACCTGCAAATCTCTGCATAACACAATCCAAACATCCTGCCCAGAAACACTTGGcactcaaacacactgacacatcaaAAAGCACATTAACACACCCAAACACGCCCGCACTATACACGTATTGCTCACCGCCTTCTCAAGCTTGACTCAATGACTACAGCCTTAATGTCTCATTCTTACTTTTATTGTAGACTTTTCATTTGCCCCCTAAACTTTCACATGGATGGATGTGTTACTCATCAACGGCCATTTCTTGCTTACTGTAATGGTTTGACGAGTCATTTGCTGTTTGACCACAGTTCCTTATCAATATGTTATCAAATTACATCTATTGTTGGCATGTGGGGCAAAGTCAGAGTCCACTGTTTTACAGCCACACGTAGCCAAAGTACTTGGGTGGGGATGGTGACAGAAAGTAAAACTTAATACTTGGTGAGCGAAACTACCTCCCATTTCATTTCTGACCAAAACAGCCAGAGTATAAATAGTCTTCTAACAATTTAATGGGCTTAAGCCTTAGAAATGCTgccaaaatacaacaaaaacgCTTCTTGAATGTCATTTGTTCACATAGGATAAAAGATGTATCTGACTCTCCTACcttcaaaataatttaactgtGATCGTCTGATAATCACAGGAAGTATAATCGTCTTTTATACTCATGTTGGATGTCTTTTGTAGTTACAGATCACATAAAAACTTCCTGGCATCCTACCTGGGAACTGGGACTGAGCAAGAGAAGCTACAGAAACCCATCGGGGACGTTGTGGTATGAGGGTGTCAAGTTACGAGGTAGGTTTCAATGAGGTTTTGACTTATCACTCTCAGTGTACTTCTTTCAGCTCAACAATTAATACTGCGTCAATTAAATTGCCATTCATAATATCTCAATACCCCTTAActtaaaaactttaattaaCAGCTCACTAAATAGTGATTGTCCAATTTAGTACCTAAGCTTTCATGTGCTAATCCTGCACATGTAGAATGTCCATGTTAGTTTTTTAGCATATTTAGTTAAcctcatcttgtttttctaaaagTCTGGGCATTTTAGTCTTATCTTAATCCAAGAAAACCGTaaaaatttgtattattttagcCAATGAAATCGattgacatttttacatatacatatatttgacatttcagtCTTTGTCATTGAAAAACTTTGTTGCCGAACACATTCAGTCATAGAGTTAACGAAATCAACAATGGCTCTAATGTAAGCTTTAAACGTTAGCATGACAGCCTTGCTTTCTACATTAGTAAGCAAACGTTTCTTCAAAGAACAGGGACGTTGTCTTCTGCATTTTTGTGGGGTTACAGAGTATGttataagaaaaagaaaaagccctTTTCACACCTAGCGCTTCCAGGGTGTCTAGTATTTCCCTAATGTGTGAACTGTCCTGGACAATACTGTATTAGAGTTTAGCCCTAACGTTACCAGAAACCCTAGCCAAACTTGCTCTAGGAGATAGCTATTGCAAACACATCAGTTAGCCCTAAAAGTCTTTTCTCTTGTTAAGTAATTTAATTGGCGAAGGGTTACCCTTATGTTATAACAAAAACAGTCTGTTCTTACATTCATCCTTATCATACTTGTAATACTGTGAGCAGGTACGGTAAAGCTCTAGGGTACACAATGCTATTTCTCCATATCATCTTTATGACCATCAAATGGTGAAAACGTTTGCTGCACCTTTAGACATGCACCTTTAGCCTCAGTCTTTTAGCACAATATCATGAATATAGCAAGCAATTGCATATTTAGGACCACtttacagagtttttttttttttaactagtcagcttaaaacattaaagcttTAGATTCAGTAAGATTTAACCATGTAACGTCAGCTTAACTAGCTAGTTAGCTATAGCTGTCAAATCTACTGGCAAAATTTCTCgaaaaaaaaggttatcaaCTATAATGAAGGAGCTATAGTTttctaaattaataataaaataataatacattcattAATAAATGACTATGTTAAAACTAGAATGGGATAATCAATAGCAAAAGTAACTAAGGTGAAGGGGCTTAACAAGCAGTCAATTGCTGGGACTCCAAATGAAAACCCAAACTAATTCACCGAGCTGATGCTGTGTTAATGCCATTTGTGCAAACGTGTTGTTATGCTGTAAGAAGGACATGCAATCAGACGCTCCTATATTTCCGGTGGTGTATATTTTGGTGATTTATTTCTCCCAAAAGTCTTGCTTAAGCCCTCAGAGGGCGGTGCCGGGTCTCTCTGCTCACGAGAGCCTTAAGCCAAACCGGAAAGAGTGGGCTCAGAGAGTGACAGAAGAATCCGTAtgcctgttgttgttgttattgaacACAGAGGGTTGCATCACGCAGAGAGGAATCCCCACTAGAGGAATTATCCAGGATTTGCCCGGGGGATGTAACTGCCTGTCGCGTCACTGCACCAGCGCATACCAGCTTAGAGAGAATCCGCACACTCGATCGTACACATTCACCTATGCgtcaaaacaataacagtacTGACACATTGACTCGACACAAGATGAGCCTGATGTAACAGCTTAATTACTCTGCTTATTCGTGGTCAGATCTCACTGAGCTACACACGCAACCCTATAATCCCTGAGAACAGTACCCTTGTTCCAACGGCCCGTTATTCTGAAACCCCAATAGTCTGAAAAATGTCCCATTGGACGGAAATCCTTTTAGTGTTCCAATGGcctacaacaaacacacatgcacagcacatggctaattattatgcacaatgatgtcatcagagtTTACCAGTCACAATCTTTTTCTCCTAATATGGCAGGCATGgcccgccctactctgcctctgattggcttaccctGATatccttaccctaaccctaaccaatcTCACTCattgtgcctaaacctaatcaaCCCGACCAACCAAGTGTCCATATTGGATATTGTTTGCGTGATATCTCAATAAGATATAGACAGATTTTAACATGAGCCAAGGATGATAATAATGGAACATAGGGCTAAAGGGAACATATGTCCTAATTTGgatggtacattttttttataggtgCTGAGGGAACTAAGGCCTGACCTCATGCGCAAATGATCACGTGTTGACACAGAAATTTTAGCCTTGAGACAAATAATGTGGCCGTGCAGCATTCTCCTCACAACTGTATgaactttatttttcaacttgTAACTTGTTGCCTCAAGAATGGGCCGACTGCCGTAGGTTACATTCTTTCATATGACTCACCAACGTCATGACGTTAAATTCCCTATACTTAATGGTTTGCAGgctttaaatagttttattaaTGTGGGAAAATATTAAGTTGCAACAACAAATTCCGACGGAACAATGACAAGAAAGGAGTGGTCAGACAATTGGACAGGTGGTAAACacaataaatagttttataagATTGTTACATCTTATTAGGAGCCAAAACCAAAAGTGTACACACCCAGAATGTTAATAATCAAACCATGGCAAGTACAGTAGGGCAACGTTGAACCAGGgtgtttatttaactgtttaatttgtattacaAACGCAAACTTATTCTATTAGAATAATTTGTAAGATGCTATAATCACGTAAAATATATCTAtgaaatgtgactttaaaaatgtactgaCAATCTTTGACAAAGCAAACAGAATCCAAATAGCAGTTTGGATTTCTTACgaaattgttttgcttttacatAATATGCTTTTTGACGCTATGTTTACACAATTATTGACTTTTGATGTCTCTCCATTTGTCCCCAGCCAGCTGCGCGACTCAAAGACGAAGTGGACAAGAGGAGTCTGAGGACCCGAGAAAGCAGTAGAGTGAATAGACTGCTTCAATAGatgctgtgtaaaaaaaacaaaaaacagaacttgTTAGATATTTTATAGATAATTTATTTAGTGTGAATATTTATTGCTAAAGAATGTATGAGTATGTTTGCATGTTGGACTATTGCTTTGATGTCTTTTATGTGAGAGTATGTTTcggttttatttattgtactgcTGATGTTATAGGTCAACACTCCTCATATCGCTCTGGAAAAGGGATGGAATTTGATCACCAATAAAGTGTCTCAGTGTTATGTGAaagagttatttatttatgcatctCGGCCTGAGGTTTTGTGTTTACATTCCCATCCCTGGAGGCAGCCCATACCTCTGCGGCGCGCTCACGCAAACACCTTGGCCTTCTAGCCAAACACATATTCACCGGACGAGCATAACCCTGAGGGAAGCTTTCTCTGACATCAGCGAGGAATTCAGAGAATCGTGAGAGCACCAAAAAAGAATGGGAGgctggaaagtgtgtgtgtgtgtgtgtgtgtgtgtgtgtgtgtgtgtgtgtgtgtgtgtgtgtgtgtgtgtggtgacaaGCTGAATTTATATTGCCTCAGCGTTTGACTCTGAGAAGATTAAACATCATACTGcccacaacaaacacaaagaattaCACTTTGCTGTCTTTACACCACCCGCATAGAACTGCCGTGTGTTTCTCAGTGCAGTGATGTCCAAAGCTTTGTGAATGGGTAGACGACATGCTGTTGCACAGGTGTACTGGGAGTGTCTGGTCTGATCTATTTGGGGAATTTTCCAAGTAACTTGGAGGTTATCTCCTAAagcaaatacaaagaaatacttGAACATAATGAGATGGTTCAACTTCAGGACAAAGGAGCCTAGAATAGACTGTCAAAGAGGGTAGCAtagtttcacacaaacacagggagACAGGTCTGCAGCACAAAGTGaaatcagagaaaaagaaaaaagatctaGGGTGAGTTTATCAGATACGTTAGGGACAGCGAAATATGGAGACGGAGGAGCGACAGGACAGAAGAAAACAGGGGAGGCCACTATTGTATTACTTCTGGATGCAACATTTTTAAGTCAAGGACAAATAGTTCTCTGTCAAGAACTGCCACTGAAACATACAACAGTACTGCAGGGTCGGAGCATTTAAGTTCCGTCCACACATCATGGGAAAAACAATTCATCGCTTTACATTGACTTTGTATTGCGAGAAGGTTCATCCTAGTCACTTTCCTCTGTtagcaaacaacagaaaagatGCACAAAAGCTTTAGTGTGGTAGGATGCACTACCAACAGGGTAAAGAACTCTGATATAAGTTTTTATAAGCTGCCACACCGAAAAAACAGAGCCTTTAGGAAGACAAGAGTGAGGCATCAGTGGGAAGAATGGGGAAACTGTGAGTCTGATACTCAGTATGCCTATACGCGCAGATAGCATTTAGTCCAAATGTCACTTTGAGGCTGACTTTGTTTCTATAAAGGAAACTACGCTGTTATAGGGGAATGTGGAAAAATCTGAAAGCTACACAGTAAAATGGTGCAAGTGCCTTAGCTAACTACAGTAGCTTGCTAACACATAGCTAATATTAGCTTGCTAACACCTTGCTATCTTGTCCCATCACCATTTTTCATTATCAACTGCACCCCTGGTAGACATAGGGTGCTAAATTAATCATTTGAGATGCTAAAATCTGATGTTTTTAGCTAACTAGCTACAGGCATTTTGTTAGCAATTGTTTTCCCCTAGTGTTTGTTAACATGTTACTTGCTTCCGTTAGCTACCTAAAGGCTAGCAGGCAATGTCAGGCACAATAATTTACTTTTGGAACAATTACTTACTTTTTTAAGCCAAAGTGTTGACTGTCTGTCACAACTAGAGGTGTGGTATCTGAGGTTTTAACATCtatttaaaatctgaaaaatatattttaacactACCAGTGCCAGAACATGTACGCATCACGTCTCTTTAAAATAAGAGTGTGACAAGCCAAACATTACTGATAGCAATGCAGTTTGAAGGTATGGGGTTAGCTTCATTCCTTGTTGTATGGGAGTGATAAGCAGAGAAATATTCCTCAAATGATAGCTGGCGGGTGTCACGAAATTACACTTCATCATGTACATAATACATTCAGTACTAAAATgacagattcattttttttattttggggtaaatgatttatatattttataatgttgcatcaatttttaaaatgtaaaatatagaGAAATGTCTTGTGcatcattttataaatgtttccTCTAAATGTTGTGATATATTTGGTATCTTTGGATCCTTCTGGATCTCCATTAGCATCTACAACATATTTGATATCAATTCACTGCTGGTGTTTCAATGACTCAACGCTAGGATGTCAATGATATTTCCATTAAAAGGTAAGAATGAAACCTTAAGAGCAGCAGAATAGCTATGTGTTTTTCAATTCTGTGAATACTGTAAGAGTGAAgtcaaatgatgtgttttttaattctgtgaacTAACAATTAAGACTGTATTCTCAGAAGTCTGTTGTAATTTCATAACTCTCAGAAATTATTACACTCTCTCTCAAAGCAATCGCCCCCTTGAAAATGCCTAACTTCATTATAGCGTAATTTCTGAGCTCCTGAGTTTGCGACTTTTGGTCTAACAAACTTGTTGGCTGCACTTCCtacctcataaaacattttaaattaggATAGTTTTGTAAGTATTTTAAATCCAGAACTGGTAACATCCATTTTTTGTAGATCAATGTTTTGTAGATTGTGTGACACCAATCAAAGCCCTGCACAATCTCACTTcatataaacagtatatatattcactttatttttttgtaagatGTAACATGGTAATAATAAGTAgatgataatatatatttatatatttgtgtgtgtgttttgcatatatatatatataattatatatataattatatatatttttacgtTTATGTTTGGGCCAGTATGGTAGACACTAACATATAAAGATGACTGTGAATCACCTTCCAGGATATACTTTCAGTCACCTTAATAAAACAAggtttcactctgtgtgtgtggcgttGTGTCACTAGTGAGCGAGAGAGAAGGCGAGGCAAGGTGGGCAGCTCATCCAGGTAAACATTTActcttgtgtgcgtgtgtgtgtgtatgagacaCGGCTCTCCATGGCAGAAATGGCTATTTAAACAcggaaaaaacattcataaacagttgtgcattcattcatttgacaaaataaGTTGATAAGGGTGTGGTGAGCTTTGATAGTTTCGCCGGCACTGAGGTGGGCCCGTGTGCTTTTGTGCGTGACCATGGAAACAGTAAACAAACGGGCAGATGGTTGGTCAGTGATTATTCACTGAGAGCTCAAATAAAGGACATGCTGGAATTTCCTGGGTGTGgtaacgtttttttttctcttcacctTTACAAGAGTGCCAAGGtaagtattttctttcttatgtatttaattataacTTCCTACTCAAACTTCTATTTCAGCAAAATAACACAGGTTGTCAAGCAAAGTTTAGTGGCTCCATGGATGAAAAAGTTAGTTGGCAAAACACTTTGGTTCGGACTGAAATATCTGAACTACTATTTATATTGGatatttatattgctgtgaattATTTTACAGATATGCATGGTCCCCAGAGGTTGAATCCTATCAACTTTGATGATCCCCAGACTTTTTCTCTAGCACCAACATGAGTCTAACATTATTGGTTCTTAATGAAATATCGCAATTACTATTTGATGGAATGCAGTGAATTTCTCTActcatggtccccagatgatgaatccttctgactttggtgatcacctgacttttcctctagcacccCCATGAGGTTAACATTAATATCTGTCAAACTATTTCCCATCATTCTCAGCTGTAGATTGTGCTGAGTGCCATTTAGCCCATGTAAGCATGCAAACACAATACAATAAGATGTATTAGAATTTTAAAACATCACTGTACATAAGTACATCCTCGCTGAGCAAGATTATGGACCTTAGTTCTGctctttatttaataatgtgtaattatgaataaaaagcATGACTGTGCATATATGACAAGTACATATGTAAGttatcttatttatatttaaagttgGAAGCACTGATGTAGAGCTGTCTTTATACTAGATATGCATTTAAGTTACAGCATTATTTTTGTCTCAGTTGCTCGATTTTACGCCATTTTCAGGAAtaaacccagaaatgagtcagccTTTTTGCACTTCCAGTTCCCTTCCCTTAAAGTCAACCgtttttttgaatgggttttttgGTAAGATGCCTGATATACGGTCTGTTGTTAATATAAGCTTAAGATATGCAAACGTTTAgttctacaatataaaatagtTCAGTAAATACCCTGAAGTGGCTAATTGAGACTACAAAACATCATCCATCCAAGTCCATCTTCACAGCCTTGTGTGTATACTCACGCCAGTGTGTCCATGTTCtagttcctttatagcctaactttagttttttacttCTGACCATTGCATTCATACTTTAAatatcataaaagtggtgttattttgtgaagattatcttgctgaacaaaatttaagtaagtatcataaacttgtgtttgcc
This sequence is a window from Anoplopoma fimbria isolate UVic2021 breed Golden Eagle Sablefish chromosome 13, Afim_UVic_2022, whole genome shotgun sequence. Protein-coding genes within it:
- the areg gene encoding proheparin-binding EGF-like growth factor, with translation MNPLTITCLLCFVGSGAVGAQGSEATFSGELAGVTGGPASGEVLQISLGDDDELELDEEVSGGDNENFSLVVLHPSKDEKKKRKGQGKKRNKHKSKSTTPLNPEHTFYANGYTSTLGTTEDPCTSTHVDYCIHGYCKYIEGLQEPVCICMKGYDGGRCGIQSLGATGSDQISNTEIVQTVLVIIAVVLSVISCTAILLMTCAHYRSHKNFLASYLGTGTEQEKLQKPIGDVVV